From the Conger conger chromosome 13, fConCon1.1, whole genome shotgun sequence genome, the window GCGCCATTTATAACTGCGATGACGTTTATTGAAAGACAGCCTATCACGTCGTACCTGTGATTAGGACAATGAAAATACATGGTCGAATCAAATGGGCCAAAGATTTGGCGTTAGCCAATAGAAAACGATGCCCACTAGACGAATGGTACAGAACTGAGCATCGAGAATTTGCGAATCGTCGTTGCTCCAGCCATTGCAGTGCCAGCCATATATTGAGATAAGCCGAATCTTCGGTAAGTATAATGACTATATAACGATTTAGATTCAttaattttaaagaaaataaaacaaaatacaatatgATTATTTTTCGTTTGATAACTATTTGGGGGAAATTGTTGGTGACGAGGGTGTTTTTGCTTGTTAGCAAgctcgctaacgttagcaagcaAGAGAGCGGGCTTGGACGCTACGGTTGCAGTCAAAATAAGACGGACGCCTTAATAGCTAGCTATAGCTAGTTTGAACGCTCCGTTGATAATTGAGATGGCCATTAAAGCGCATGTATCAATATAAATAGACAATCATCAGCTTGAATGAGACTACCATGTATATTTTCGTTGTAGCCAACTGAAAAAGTATCGTATGTGATAACTGTTAGCTATGActcaaatatgaaaatacctaGTCACAACCAACGCTGCTAGTTTGCAAGTTATCTTAAATGTAGCAATATTATTTATGATAGTTATCTTATGTGGTCATATCCCCCCCAAAGTGCAAAGCCAACTGCCTAACATTAATTAACGTTAAATTACAGCAGACAGGACCCTGCCAAGTGAAAGCATAGATTAGGCAAACAAAATAATTCGTAACGTCAACATgcaagcttaaaaaaaaaattctctagctagctagctgagaGTGCAAAGTCATCGAAGCACAATATTGACATTAAAGTGTTAACTTaagttaaatattttgttttgactAACTGGAGACAGCAACTTGGTAATGCTAGGCTTGGCTGTGGATTAATACTGTACGGGTAATATGGCTGACTGTACTCCCATAGGAAACGAGACACAGCCTTGTACTGCGTTAAGAACGCACTTCGGTTTAACTTTTTAAAACCATGTTTTCAATCAGATTTTAGCCTGAACTTCAGATTTTATCGCAACATAATTAATTTTTCGCCTTTATTTTTTGACGTGGTGCAGTTTTGGCGTTTATCTGAAAATGTTAAGGGTTTAAAATCATTAAAGAAAAAGATGTTGGTTTCCTCAGTCGGTCTGCTCTCTGTTGCTGTGCGCTGACAAAGAAGTGGCCATATTCTCAGCGTTAGCGCTAGCtgcgctagctaacgttagcctgtAGACGAAGACAAGCGGCCATTCCGAGCTCAGTAGGACACCAGCAAGCTAGCAAACTCAACACAACGAGCACACAGTCGAGACCCAGTGTAATGTACTACTAGGACTAGCGCGTAGATGTAGTCCGAAAACAAATTGCCATGAGCACGGGCTTCTGCAACATATCTGCCGAAACAAAAGCAAGCAGGAAGACTGCTGGATGTATTTAAAGGGGACTTTCTTTCATGACGAAGGCTTTCTCACAAAATGGAAGAAGAAATATTGCTGTCGTTGTTGACCTCTCCTTGACGAAAACTCATTCGCCATTGCTAGCTGTAGTATGTAAATATAAACTAAAACTTTTTTCCggaattatttaaaaaacgaaTACCTCtaaaaaagtatataatttattttatcatataataatttttaaattttataataattttaacATTAATTGTAGAAAATTTTTTCCAGTATTATAATAGTATATATGCATTTGAAAGTGGCAtcgttttgttatttattatatcaGCACATAAAAATCGAACCCAAATTAAGCAACCCAGTGTTTTCAATGCACTTTGGTTTACCAACATTGTTTCTTGTAAACAACACTTATAGTACATCTAACTTGCTAGGTACAATACATCTACTTTAGCATTTACTAAAATGAACTTACTTGTTAATTGTGTCTAACCAAGGGCTTCGGCTTGATTTCAACCATAGTGGGGATACATTTGACTGCTGCCCCTGATCAACACACATGCCACAATGTACATGTTTAAGGTGGTGTGTGCCTAATATGACCATCACAGTAGAATCAACTAAGCTGCAGAAATTATGGTTTTAGGAAGTTATTGGCAGGGATAATTTAATTATCCCTTCAAATTTGTGCTGACATAcccctctttctcagctaaatctatgcataaataataataataataataataataatgctattCTGGAAACTACCCGATGTAGGTACCTAGCACACGTACTTACAAGTAGCGCCCGTCAGAGTAGATAGTGGAGTGAGGTCCAGAACATAGGGAGTCAAATGTAGCAAAATATTCCAtcttaggggcgacatggctcaggcagtaagagcagtcgtctggcagtcggagggttgccggttcgatccccctcccggactgtgtcgaagtgtccctgagcaagacacctaacccccaaatgctcctgacgagctggtcggcgccttgcatggcagccaatcgccgtcggtgtgtgagtgtgtgtatgaatgggtgaatgagaagcatcaattgtgcagcgctttggataaaggcacaatataaatgccaaccatttgccatttaatgTAACATAGTGACCGTTTTTTCTCCAAGCAGATGCCGAAAATGCCGAAAGACCCGAATAAGCCGAGGGGCAAGATGTCCTCGTATGCTTACTTCGTCCAGACCTGCCGGGAGGAGCACAAGAAGAAGCACCCGGGCACCGGCGTCAACTTCGCCGAGTTCTCCAAGAAGTGCTCCGAGAGATGGAAGGTAGCAAATacgcatattattattattattattattattattattaatattccaTAAAGGCACATGTCACACTCTGCAGGTGTACTATTACAGGGAATTATTTAAATTCTACAAATaacaaatgtacattaaaaCATTGCGCAATGATAGAAACATTTGTGCACTGACCAATATGAGGTATGGCATGTTGacaataattatatttactgtAACAGGTTGAATTAAAGTTTTtagggggtttttttgttttttttttgggggggggtgcttAAAAAGTAAATTGGGTGTTGTTAAAATAACTGTTAATCTTTAAAAgatacatattttaataatgttATGACCATTATCAATCACTGACTTTTTActtgtttgctgtttttttaagcCCATGTCCGCCAAAGAAAAGGGAAAGTTTGAAGACATGGCGAAGCAGGACAAAGTTCGTTATGACAGGGAGATGAAGAACTACATCCCACcgagaggagagaagaagaagaagagaataAAGGACCCCAATGCGCCCAAGAGACCCCCGTGAGTTCCTCTTTCGTTGGCTGTACAGTTTAAGAATGGAGCTGTAGCTCTCGTTGTTTCCAACCGGTGACTATAACTAAAGGGGTGGAGCTAAGAGCACACACTTTCCTTCTTCACAACAGAAAcattgaggttttttttctgtgtgttatgGCAGCAGACAGGATGACCGCCCCGTTGCTCACATTTCCCTTTCAGGTCCGCGTTCTTTGTTTTCTGCGGGGAGTACCGCCCGAGAGTGAAAGCGGAACATCCTTCCCTGTCCATCGGAGAGATCGCCAAAAAACTGGGCGAGAAGTGGAACGGCACGGCTTCCGAGGACAAGGTGCCGTACGAGAAGACCGCCGCCAAGCTGAAGGAGAAATACAACAAGGTAGATAACCGGGAGgttggagggatgggggggggggggggttgaggttcTGTTTTTCACAGAGGCGTACAATCGATTTGAGTTTAGTGGAGGTATGGTGGTTTGTTTATGTTCTGACCATTAGTACTGTACTGGGCCTGATGTCATGTGATCCGATCGGACCGTTGCCTGCCTTGCTTTATTCAGCACGGTAGCGGAAGCGTTTCCTGGGTTCCCCCGGAATACGTCGTTCCCACTAGATTGGATGCGGCTGTAAAAATGGGACTTTCTTGACCCCTCATGTCCGTGTCCTGCGCAGGATATGGAGGCTTACCGCACCGGTGGCAAGGGCAGACCCTCTGGAGGCAAAGCCAGCTTTGCCACGGCGATGAAGGCCAAGAAGCAAGTtgatgatgacgacgacgacgatgatgacgacgacgacgacgatgaggaggatgaagacgatgatgatgatgacgaatAAGTCTCAAGGGCCCTAGATTGTTTAAAACAAACGAAAAAAAAGTTAACCCCCCCCCTGTACACATTTCACATCTGCAAACAAGTTGTTAGGTTGCGTAATAAATGATTTTAAGCTGTACAGTTTTTAGCCCCTCCCTGTTTCCCCAACTTTTTGTAAAGTTAGCTATGAGCTGGGTCCAGCCCTGTcaacttatttttttcagtgg encodes:
- the LOC133107810 gene encoding high mobility group-T protein-like: MPKMPKDPNKPRGKMSSYAYFVQTCREEHKKKHPGTGVNFAEFSKKCSERWKPMSAKEKGKFEDMAKQDKVRYDREMKNYIPPRGEKKKKRIKDPNAPKRPPSAFFVFCGEYRPRVKAEHPSLSIGEIAKKLGEKWNGTASEDKVPYEKTAAKLKEKYNKDMEAYRTGGKGRPSGGKASFATAMKAKKQVDDDDDDDDDDDDDDEEDEDDDDDDE